From Halobacillus sp. Marseille-Q1614, the proteins below share one genomic window:
- a CDS encoding cell wall metabolism sensor histidine kinase WalK yields MSIRKRLLLSNLAMIVLPIAALILMEIFLGLIMFRILNLDPGSSLERFTQIRFIGIIIILIVTNGLLTYYVSKTIIKPVRQLSEATKRIANGELNFEIEADRSDELGELAESFEAMRRKLQEAEELQKKYEAGRKELIASISHDLKTPITSIKGYVEGIRDGVADTPEKQERYIDTIYKKANEMDHLIDELFHYSKLDVNRVPFHFEKVDLYAYFEDYLEEIRLHTDVKVELWPKEKQTFFVKADWEQLNRVVTNIIHNSLKNMDKDEKILQVEIKEVNDHIKAVIGDNGKGIPRGDLPHIFEQFYRADPARSASAGGSGLGLAIVKKIVEEHGGQIKAKSDQGKGTKVAFTLEKWEEGN; encoded by the coding sequence GTGTCGATTCGAAAGAGATTACTATTATCTAATCTGGCTATGATTGTTTTACCGATTGCTGCCCTTATACTTATGGAAATCTTCTTAGGCCTCATTATGTTTCGTATATTGAACTTAGATCCAGGGAGCAGCCTTGAGAGGTTCACGCAAATCCGTTTTATCGGCATTATCATCATCCTGATCGTGACGAACGGGCTGTTGACCTACTATGTGTCCAAAACGATCATTAAGCCCGTGAGACAGCTCTCAGAAGCGACAAAGCGAATCGCCAATGGAGAGCTCAACTTTGAGATCGAGGCCGACCGCAGCGATGAACTCGGGGAGCTGGCTGAGAGCTTTGAAGCGATGAGAAGGAAGCTGCAGGAAGCCGAAGAGCTCCAGAAAAAATATGAAGCCGGCCGCAAGGAGCTGATCGCAAGTATCTCGCATGACCTGAAGACACCGATTACTTCCATTAAGGGGTATGTAGAAGGCATCCGGGACGGCGTCGCCGACACGCCGGAGAAGCAGGAGCGGTATATCGATACGATTTATAAGAAAGCGAACGAGATGGACCACTTGATCGATGAGCTGTTCCACTACTCCAAGCTTGATGTGAACCGCGTCCCGTTTCATTTTGAAAAAGTGGATCTGTATGCTTACTTTGAGGATTACTTAGAGGAGATCAGGCTTCATACGGATGTGAAGGTAGAGCTTTGGCCTAAGGAGAAGCAGACCTTCTTCGTAAAGGCCGACTGGGAACAGCTCAACCGTGTCGTCACAAACATCATCCATAACAGTCTAAAAAATATGGATAAAGACGAGAAGATACTGCAGGTGGAGATTAAGGAAGTCAATGATCACATCAAGGCGGTCATAGGCGATAATGGCAAGGGAATTCCAAGAGGAGACCTGCCGCATATTTTTGAACAGTTTTATAGGGCGGATCCAGCGAGAAGCGCGTCCGCCGGCGGCAGCGGACTAGGTCTTGCCATCGTGAAAAAGATCGTCGAGGAGCACGGCGGCCAAATCAAAGCGAAAAGCGATCAAGGGAAAGGAACGAAGGTGGCCTTTACGCTGGAAAAATGGGAGGAGGGGAATTAG
- a CDS encoding response regulator transcription factor: protein MERILIIEDEREIAELERDYLEMNGFAVDIEADGAAGLKKALDAEYDLLLLDLMLPGTSGFEICKKVRKEKEIPILMITAKTDDIDKVRGLGLGADDYIVKPFSPNELVARVKAHLARYKRLVKKEDTEKDIRVRGLHIDRTSRRVFVNGEEKTLTAKEYDLLVFMALHPNRVFSKDDLFERIWGFDALGDNTTVTVHVRRIREKIEDDPSKPKFIDTIWGVGYRFLL, encoded by the coding sequence GTGGAGAGGATCCTCATTATTGAAGATGAGCGTGAGATTGCCGAGCTCGAACGCGATTACTTGGAAATGAACGGGTTCGCGGTTGATATTGAAGCAGACGGAGCCGCCGGCCTTAAGAAAGCATTAGACGCCGAATACGATCTCCTTCTGCTTGATTTAATGCTGCCGGGTACAAGCGGGTTTGAGATTTGTAAAAAAGTGAGGAAGGAAAAAGAGATTCCGATTCTGATGATCACCGCCAAAACCGATGATATCGATAAGGTGAGAGGTCTTGGTCTCGGCGCCGATGATTACATCGTCAAGCCCTTTAGCCCAAACGAGCTCGTCGCCCGCGTCAAAGCCCACCTGGCAAGGTATAAGCGGCTTGTGAAAAAGGAAGACACCGAGAAGGATATCAGAGTGAGAGGACTTCATATTGACCGGACGTCGCGGAGAGTTTTTGTCAATGGGGAAGAAAAGACACTCACAGCGAAAGAGTACGACCTGCTCGTATTTATGGCGCTTCACCCGAATCGTGTGTTCAGCAAAGACGATTTATTTGAGCGGATCTGGGGGTTTGATGCATTGGGCGATAACACGACGGTGACTGTCCATGTGAGGAGGATTCGCGAGAAAATAGAAGACGACCCTTCGAAGCCTAAGTTTATTGATACGATCTGGGGCGTGGGCTATCGGTTTTTGCTATAA